A single window of Streptomyces cathayae DNA harbors:
- a CDS encoding response regulator transcription factor, which produces MSPADGDRDRDRAPQRILIVDDEPAVREALQRSLAFEGYGTEVAVDGADALEKAAAHRPDLVVLDIQMPRMDGLTAARRIRATGDTTPILMLTARDTVGDRVTGLDAGADDYLVKPFELDELFARIRALLRRSSYAAAVAGTAEEDDVLAFADLRMDLATREVTRGTRRVELTRTEFTLLEMFLAHPRQVLTREQILKAVWGFDFEPSSNSLDVYVMYLRRKTEAGGEPRLVHTVRGVGYALRQDGTE; this is translated from the coding sequence ATGAGCCCCGCAGACGGCGACCGTGACCGTGACCGTGCCCCCCAGCGCATCCTGATCGTCGACGACGAGCCGGCGGTGCGCGAAGCGCTCCAGCGCAGCCTGGCCTTCGAGGGATACGGCACCGAGGTCGCCGTCGACGGCGCGGACGCCCTGGAGAAGGCGGCGGCCCACCGGCCCGACCTGGTCGTCCTCGACATCCAGATGCCCCGGATGGACGGCCTGACCGCCGCCCGCCGCATCCGGGCCACCGGCGACACCACACCCATCCTGATGCTGACCGCCCGGGACACGGTCGGCGACCGGGTGACCGGGCTGGACGCCGGGGCGGACGACTACCTGGTCAAGCCGTTCGAGCTGGACGAGCTGTTCGCCCGGATCCGCGCACTGCTGCGCCGCAGCTCGTACGCGGCGGCCGTGGCCGGCACCGCCGAGGAGGACGACGTCCTGGCCTTCGCCGACCTGCGCATGGACCTGGCGACCCGCGAGGTGACCCGGGGCACGCGACGGGTGGAGCTGACCCGCACCGAGTTCACCCTGCTGGAGATGTTCCTGGCGCACCCGCGCCAGGTGCTCACCCGGGAGCAGATCCTGAAGGCGGTCTGGGGCTTCGACTTCGAACCGTCGTCGAACTCCCTCGACGTGTACGTCATGTATCTGCGCCGCAAGACCGAGGCGGGCGGCGAACCGCGCCTGGTGCACACGGTGCGGGGCGTCGGCTACGCCCTGCGGCAGGACGGCACGGAGTGA